A part of Streptomyces sp. NBC_01497 genomic DNA contains:
- a CDS encoding DUF3117 domain-containing protein, whose protein sequence is MAAMKPRTGDGPLEVTKEGRGIVMRVPLEGGGRLVVELTPDEADALGDALKKVVG, encoded by the coding sequence ATGGCGGCCATGAAGCCGCGGACGGGCGACGGCCCGCTCGAGGTGACCAAGGAGGGGCGGGGCATCGTCATGCGTGTTCCGCTCGAAGGCGGCGGTCGGCTCGTGGTCGAGCTGACGCCGGACGAAGCGGACGCACTCGGCGACGCGCTGAAGAAGGTCGTCGGCTGA
- a CDS encoding enoyl-CoA hydratase/isomerase family protein, translating to MADTVLYEVGDGLATITINRPEAMNAMDVATKVALRDALRDAGEDTAVRAVLLTATGDRAFCVGQDLKEHTALLAQDRDSGTTATMSTVREHYNPITHAITTMPKPVVAGVNGVAAGAGMGFALASDYRIVADTASFNTSFTGVALTADSGLSWTLPRMIGQGRAADLLLFPRTVKAQEAYELGLVNRLVPAADLAREAAAVARALAAGPTVAYAAVKESLAFACEHSLDEALAKEDELQTRAGSSEDHTIAVEAFLAKRKPQYLGR from the coding sequence ATGGCGGACACCGTGCTGTACGAGGTGGGCGACGGCCTGGCGACGATCACCATCAACCGGCCCGAGGCGATGAACGCCATGGACGTGGCCACCAAGGTGGCGCTGCGGGACGCCCTGCGCGACGCCGGGGAGGACACCGCCGTACGGGCCGTCCTGCTGACCGCGACCGGCGACCGGGCCTTCTGCGTGGGCCAGGACCTCAAGGAGCACACCGCACTGCTCGCCCAGGACCGCGACAGCGGCACCACCGCGACCATGAGCACGGTGCGGGAGCACTACAACCCCATCACCCACGCCATCACGACCATGCCCAAGCCCGTGGTGGCGGGGGTGAACGGGGTGGCCGCGGGGGCCGGCATGGGCTTCGCTCTCGCGTCGGACTACCGGATCGTCGCGGACACCGCCAGCTTCAACACGTCCTTCACCGGGGTGGCGCTGACCGCGGACTCGGGCCTGTCCTGGACGCTGCCGCGCATGATCGGCCAGGGCCGCGCCGCCGACCTGCTGCTGTTCCCGCGCACCGTGAAGGCGCAGGAGGCGTACGAACTGGGGCTGGTGAACCGGCTCGTCCCGGCCGCCGACCTGGCCCGGGAGGCCGCGGCGGTGGCGCGCGCGCTGGCCGCTGGCCCGACGGTGGCGTACGCGGCCGTCAAGGAGTCGCTGGCCTTCGCCTGCGAGCACTCGCTGGACGAGGCGCTGGCGAAGGAGGACGAACTCCAGACCAGGGCGGGCTCCTCCGAGGACCACACGATCGCGGTCGAGGCCTTCCTGGCGAAGCGGAAGCCGCAGTACCTGGGCCGCTGA